A window of the Lactuca sativa cultivar Salinas chromosome 5, Lsat_Salinas_v11, whole genome shotgun sequence genome harbors these coding sequences:
- the LOC111883700 gene encoding WAT1-related protein At4g30420: MGWLEFYKPLMVMVVLQFTYGAVSISTRASLLEGMNPRIFVVYRQAIAALVIAPIAYFSRSKTKCSIGWKSFSLIFIAALIGITTSQMIFLEGLYLASSSAGSAMFNLVPAITFVAAAIVGYEPINIRSLRTIAKILGTVVCVTGAATMALIKGQKLLNAQLPSSHSLLLNSTGSDNIWLLGCLCLFGSSCCWSFWLIIQVPVTRNYPDHLSLSAWMCFIATIQSAVVTMFTDPDLEAWKVTSYLQLGSLLYAGIVGSGISIFAQSWIIQKRGPVFSAMFNPLNTVIVTFFASIFLQEQIYVGSVIGAAAIVIGLYVVLWGKAKDLEELKEEQQKKAMISKNNQIKVVQVLVDKSSIEEPLLPKESNTF; the protein is encoded by the exons ATGGGGTGGCTAGAGTTTTACAAGCCATTAATGGTTATGGTGGTGTTGCAATTTACATATGGAGCAGTCTCCATATCAACTAGAGCTTCTCTCTTGGAAGGAATGAACCCCAGAATTTTTGTCGTCTATAGACAAGCTATTGCTGCTTTAGTCATTGCCCCTATTGCTTATTTTTCGAG GAGCAAAACGAAATGTTCCATTGGATGGAAGAGCTTTTCATTGATCTTTATTGCTGCTTTGATAGG AATAACAACTAGCCAAATGATCTTCTTAGAAGGATTGTACTTAGCCTCATCGTCGGCAGGAAGTGCCATGTTCAATCTTGTCCCCGCCATCACCTTTGTTGCAGCAGCCATTGTTGG ATACGAACCAATAAATATTCGAAGCTTGAGAACCATTGCGAAGATATTAGGGACAGTTGTGTGTGTCACTGGTGCTGCTACAATGGCACTCATCAAAGGCCAAAAGCTTCTCAATGCACAACTGCCTTCATCGCATTCTTTGTTATTGAATTCAACTGGAAGTGATAATATTTGGCTTTTAGGCTGTTTATGTCTCTTTGGTAGCAGTTGTTGCTGGTCGTTTTGGCTAATTATTCAG GTACCTGTCACTAGAAACTATCCCGACCACTTGTCTTTGTCAGCTTGGATGTGTTTTATTGCGACCATACAATCCGCGGTGGTTACCATGTTTACAGATCCAGACTTGGAGGCTTGGAAAGTTACATCTTATTTGCAACTTGGATCATTGTTATATGCG GGTATTGTTGGTTCGGGAATTTCCATATTTGCGCAATCGTGGATAATCCAAAAGAGGGGTCCTGTGTTTTCGGCAATGTTCAATCCTTTAAACACAGTCATTGTGACATTTTTTGCTTCTATATTTCTACAAGAACAAATATATGTGGGGAG CGTGATAGGTGCAGCTGCAATCGTGATTGGACTGTATGTCGTGTTGTGGGGTAAAGCCAAAGATCTCGAGGAACTAAAAGAAGAACAACAGAAGAAAGCTATGATTTCGAAAAACAATCAAATCAAAGTCGTTCAAGTTTTGGTTGATAAATCTAGCATCGAGGAACCCCTTTTGCCCAAAGAAAGTAACACATTCTGA